One Burkholderia sp. WP9 genomic window, ATCGCAATCGCCACCAGCAATTCGATCAGCGTGAAGCCGCGCGCGCCCCTCGCGCGTGACAGGCGGCGGCGCTCAGAGCGAACGGTTGTTTTCATTCGCGACCACCGTCACCATCTGAGCCAGATTGCCGGAGCCGCCCGGCATCGTCACCATCACTTCCACACGACGAAACACCGGATTCGGCGTTGCCGTCACATGCTCGGTACAGATCAACTGCAAGTTGCCTTGCGAACAATCGAAGCTCGTCGAGCCTACGTTCGGCCACGCATGCGCCAGATGCAATTGCGCCAGCGTATTGTCAGCACTCCAGCCCGCCAGCAAGCGGCGGTGCAGATCGGCCTCGCCGCTCGCGAGACTCCCCACCGCGCGCAACGACGCCGCCAACGCCA contains:
- the gspI gene encoding type II secretion system minor pseudopilin GspI encodes the protein MRRCRSRVAREKIHVAQRGFTMIEVLVALAIIAVALAASLRAVGSLASGEADLHRRLLAGWSADNTLAQLHLAHAWPNVGSTSFDCSQGNLQLICTEHVTATPNPVFRRVEVMVTMPGGSGNLAQMVTVVANENNRSL